TTAAACACAAGCTACCTAGAATGTGCAACCTCCTGGTCCTCCATAGAAGATTGCGTCATATGGAACTTTACTATCTGATTTGGTTTCTGCTTTATAACAATTTGGGGTGGTTGAGAGTGGATTTACTGTAGAAATTGGTGGCTTTGATAGTTTGCCGTCAATTTCATCAGCCACTTCAATACCATTCACATAGGCTGCCTTCAAGTAACCTTCAATAGGGAAATGCCCACTTCCCATGTGTGGGCTCTTCTCTTTCACTGGACTGTATACTTCTCCTCCATATGATATCAAACTTGCTCCATGGACTAAACCGACTTCTGTGAACAATGATTTTGGCCAGTATCCAACATTTTCATTGAACACCACCAACCACCAATCTCCTGTTTTACTATCCTGCTTAGACAAAGCATTGTTGCATATACAGCTGCTAATTTGGACCTtatatattcattaaattttaCTAGAGAATTAAGCTTTCAAATGATTTAATATGAGGATGCTACCTGAAAGATGCTGATTTCTATTTCATATTGTTTGCCACCGTATGTAGAAACTTGGTTAAAAAGGTAGCCCAGCGGGATTTTGGTGCTCACTTGGACAAAACCAGGGCATAATGTATTGAAGCAACCTGTCTTGATAAATCCATCTGCCTGTTTACAAACAAAGAATAGACTGATATATTTACGACAAGACATCATGAAAGTGGGAAAAGTCAAGATATAAAAGACTTATATGTTTGGAGAACATACAGTCCAGTAGGTGAATAAGCGACTGTGGTTCTTGTTTAGCCATTGGTACACCTGCGAGGGACataataataaatgtaaacTGATGAGTGCAATCAGGGAAAGCAACCAGAAATGCAACAAATCCTTGACTTGCTGTCAATCCAGCACTAACTTTTCACATTCGAACATTgatataataattaatgtaattTGATGAGTGCAATTTCatataaatgaaagaaaaacacAAGATTCTGACTTACTATCCATCCAGCTCTAATGCTTTCAAAATGTTCATAATTGCCTGTGGCGACAAGCATACTCGCAGAACTGATCTGAGTGGGTGAAACTTCTGGTTCCCAAATGCTGAGGTTTGCCTTTCCTCCATAATTGTCATATTTGAACTCACCCACGGCAAACTAGTTTACACAGAGAACAAATAAGAAGAAAGAGTGATAAAGTTAAATGCTCATTGTAGGTGAGGATATGCTCTAAGTGAAGGAAAATATAATGAATTAGCATATGGTTAAATACATGATAACCAGTTAAGTCGATATTATTGCCCTTTGAAGAAACATATCTTGAATATTTGGACCCCATGGATTTTAAACGGTGAGCTTGTATAACATCTTCATGTGTGATCCTCTTAACAATCACTGTCCCAAGTGGACATCTTATCCCATCTTGTCCAAATGCAACAAAACCACCATTCTTTGAATTGTTGTTGTTTATGGCCCATTTAGATGTATTTGTAGGCCTCAACTGCACATCATAGTTTCAATCCATtcacataataatataatttcagAATTTCAACTAGCTTCTTGTAGTAGCAAACTTCTTATATGCACGAAAAACCTGAACAGAGTGGGTCTTGAGCATAGGATGATCAAATGCTAGCTGTTTATTAATGTCGATGCAATCCAATATATCACCAAATTCAGTCTGTCGAaatgcaaaaaaataattatgatatGATCTGAAAATAAAGTGATTATGGTCGCATAAACAAGCCAAATTTATGAACA
The Brassica napus cultivar Da-Ae chromosome A1, Da-Ae, whole genome shotgun sequence DNA segment above includes these coding regions:
- the LOC111214118 gene encoding uncharacterized protein LOC111214118, whose translation is MVSFDKLPLLTFSVLILIIVAESHKKVLVEDNGKELERLLNYVNRPAIKSFQTEFGDILDCIDINKQLAFDHPMLKTHSVQLRPTNTSKWAINNNNSKNGGFVAFGQDGIRCPLGTVIVKRITHEDVIQAHRLKSMGSKYSRYVSSKGNNIDLTGYHFAVGEFKYDNYGGKANLSIWEPEVSPTQISSASMLVATGNYEHFESIRAGWIVYQWLNKNHSRLFTYWTADGFIKTGCFNTLCPGFVQVSTKIPLGYLFNQVSTYGGKQYEIEISIFQDSKTGDWWLVVFNENVGYWPKSLFTEVGLVHGASLISYGGEVYSPVKEKSPHMGSGHFPIEGYLKAAYVNGIEVADEIDGKLSKPPISTVNPLSTTPNCYKAETKSDSKVPYDAIFYGGPGGCTF